From a region of the Pedosphaera parvula Ellin514 genome:
- a CDS encoding alpha/beta hydrolase has protein sequence MRKLVPILLGACLPLLVGCTSIQRSFLFYPTHHDGDNGLVAWRSEGKIIGYSRQVQPPENVWLMLHGNGGQATDRIYALPSFSEHDSVFILEYPGYGTRGDKPSRASFDAAAAEAYTLLRDTFTNIPVCIIGESIGSGPACTLATQSPPPEKIVLVVPFDKLASVAAEHVSVLPVSLLLEAKWDNVRSLSNYQGPVEIFGAQQDTVIPIEHARKLASGIPTAQFHCIPGGHNDWSRTGQVEIRNP, from the coding sequence ATGCGAAAACTGGTCCCCATTCTTCTCGGAGCCTGCCTTCCGTTGCTCGTTGGCTGCACCTCCATTCAGCGAAGTTTTCTGTTCTACCCCACCCACCACGATGGTGACAACGGACTTGTCGCCTGGAGGTCAGAAGGAAAAATAATCGGATACTCTCGCCAGGTGCAACCCCCCGAAAATGTCTGGCTGATGCTTCATGGCAACGGAGGTCAGGCAACCGACCGCATCTATGCCCTTCCCTCCTTCTCCGAGCACGATTCCGTTTTCATTCTGGAATACCCCGGCTACGGCACACGTGGAGACAAACCATCAAGAGCCTCCTTCGACGCTGCGGCAGCCGAAGCGTACACACTCCTCAGAGATACATTCACGAACATTCCAGTATGCATCATCGGCGAATCAATCGGCAGTGGACCAGCCTGTACGCTGGCAACCCAATCCCCTCCTCCCGAAAAAATTGTGTTGGTCGTTCCGTTCGACAAGCTCGCGTCTGTCGCCGCCGAGCATGTTAGTGTTCTTCCCGTGAGTTTGCTGTTGGAAGCCAAGTGGGACAATGTTCGTTCACTCTCAAACTACCAGGGACCGGTGGAAATATTCGGCGCCCAGCAAGACACCGTAATCCCCATCGAGCACGCCAGGAAACTCGCCAGTGGCATTCCTACAGCACAATTTCACTGCATTCCCGGCGGCCACAACGACTGGTCGAGAACTGGTCAGGTAGAGATCAGGAATCCATGA
- a CDS encoding GNAT family N-acetyltransferase: MKSFATSPTDPQFSSVTPEDFDELADLRIVAMRESLERIGRFDPDRARQRLRNSFYPEHTRFILLNAQRIGFYTFRPAGDGFHLDHVYIHPHHQSRGIGSYVMHHVLSQSDALKLSVHLCALRDSPSNRFYQRHGFVKTSEDEWDIYYVRTPRQCIGNP, encoded by the coding sequence ATGAAATCATTCGCAACATCCCCAACCGACCCCCAATTCTCCAGCGTCACTCCCGAAGATTTCGACGAATTGGCAGACCTTCGTATTGTCGCCATGCGTGAAAGCCTGGAGCGCATCGGGCGTTTCGATCCTGACCGCGCTCGGCAACGACTCCGCAACTCATTCTATCCCGAACACACCAGGTTCATCCTTCTGAACGCTCAACGCATCGGCTTCTACACCTTCCGACCCGCTGGCGATGGCTTCCACTTGGATCACGTTTATATTCATCCCCACCACCAGTCGCGCGGCATCGGTTCGTACGTCATGCACCACGTGCTCTCCCAATCCGATGCTCTCAAACTGTCCGTCCATCTATGCGCCCTGCGTGACAGCCCGTCCAACCGCTTTTACCAACGCCACGGCTTCGTAAAAACATCCGAGGACGAATGGGACATCTATTACGTTCGCACTCCCAGGCAATGCATTGGAAATCCATGA
- a CDS encoding DUF6869 domain-containing protein — MDLPQPTVEELAASWLSGEDYTMSDGVFDAPEMAWQAILKIMQHALTDKQLALLAAGPLETLLAHHGVEFIDRIEAEAKRSPSFAHLLGGVWRREMDPALWQRVQTARGGKSW; from the coding sequence ATGGATTTGCCACAACCAACAGTTGAGGAGCTTGCCGCCAGCTGGCTCAGCGGTGAGGACTATACAATGAGCGATGGCGTTTTCGATGCCCCTGAGATGGCCTGGCAGGCAATACTTAAAATTATGCAGCATGCGCTAACCGATAAACAACTAGCCTTGCTGGCTGCTGGGCCTCTGGAGACATTGCTGGCGCATCATGGAGTGGAATTCATTGATCGAATTGAGGCCGAGGCAAAGCGAAGTCCTTCTTTTGCTCATCTCCTTGGCGGCGTATGGCGCAGAGAAATGGATCCTGCATTGTGGCAACGAGTCCAAACCGCACGCGGAGGCAAGTCTTGGTAA
- a CDS encoding rhodanese-like domain-containing protein: protein MITKLTMPNPVEAKKYFEDKITFTTGPVELERMIKQHENINVIDVREEEDYRQGHVPGAINLPKERWETLEGLSKDRTNVLYCYNPVCHLAATAGVEFASKGFPVMEMEGGFKAWQDMDLEIEKPQINRMFAFRNE, encoded by the coding sequence ATGATTACAAAATTAACCATGCCCAACCCGGTCGAGGCGAAGAAGTATTTTGAAGATAAAATCACTTTCACCACCGGACCGGTGGAGTTGGAGCGAATGATCAAACAACACGAAAACATTAACGTCATCGACGTCCGGGAAGAGGAGGACTATCGCCAGGGCCATGTTCCTGGTGCCATAAATCTGCCGAAGGAAAGATGGGAAACATTGGAAGGATTGAGCAAGGACAGGACCAACGTCCTTTATTGCTACAATCCTGTTTGCCATCTGGCGGCGACCGCCGGTGTGGAGTTTGCCAGCAAGGGTTTTCCAGTTATGGAAATGGAAGGCGGTTTTAAGGCGTGGCAGGATATGGATCTGGAAATCGAAAAACCCCAAATCAATCGAATGTTCGCCTTCAGAAATGAATGA
- a CDS encoding serine hydrolase domain-containing protein, whose protein sequence is MKRSSLLCFLLCLALAPATFADKIDDLIKAEMQNHHVAGLSMRVLKDGKELKTESYGLANLEWNVPATKDTVFEIGSMTKQFTAACILLLAEDGKLSVDDKISQHLKNTPAAWSNITIRHLLTHTSGIKNYTVMDGFEFSKHLTQEQFIEKMSTVPLSFQPGDAFSYCNTGYNLLGFIVENASGKKYWDFIQERIFTPLQMTSTTSRNPGVILPHRAAGYELIKGKHVNRDYDITDIFSAGAIVSTVEDISKWNAALDGDKFLNATSRQLWWTPMKLNNGKIQNYGFGWFLDPLDNHKNIGHGGATSGFSATIQRFPEDKLAIIILTNADETGLASSIAKKVAKLYFEDTVAAK, encoded by the coding sequence ATGAAGAGATCCTCACTCCTCTGCTTTCTACTTTGCCTGGCGCTCGCGCCCGCCACCTTTGCCGACAAGATCGATGACCTGATCAAAGCGGAAATGCAAAATCACCACGTTGCCGGACTCTCCATGAGAGTCTTGAAGGATGGAAAGGAACTGAAGACCGAAAGCTACGGTCTCGCCAACCTGGAATGGAATGTCCCCGCCACCAAGGATACAGTCTTTGAAATCGGTTCCATGACCAAACAATTCACCGCCGCCTGCATTCTGCTGCTCGCGGAGGATGGGAAGCTTTCTGTGGACGACAAAATTTCTCAGCATCTCAAAAACACTCCCGCCGCCTGGTCGAATATTACCATTCGCCATTTGCTCACTCACACCTCCGGCATCAAAAACTATACAGTCATGGACGGGTTTGAGTTCTCCAAACACCTCACCCAAGAGCAGTTCATCGAGAAAATGAGCACCGTCCCTCTCTCCTTCCAACCGGGAGACGCCTTCTCCTATTGCAACACTGGCTACAACCTGCTCGGCTTCATCGTGGAAAATGCGAGTGGCAAAAAATATTGGGACTTCATCCAGGAACGCATCTTCACCCCTCTGCAGATGACCTCCACCACCAGTCGCAATCCCGGAGTCATTCTCCCTCATCGCGCCGCCGGTTACGAACTCATCAAGGGCAAACACGTCAACCGCGACTATGATATTACGGACATCTTTTCCGCCGGTGCCATCGTCTCCACAGTGGAGGACATCAGCAAGTGGAATGCAGCTCTGGATGGAGACAAATTCCTGAATGCCACCAGCCGGCAACTCTGGTGGACTCCGATGAAGCTGAACAACGGAAAAATCCAGAACTACGGCTTTGGCTGGTTCCTTGATCCACTGGACAATCACAAAAACATCGGGCACGGCGGAGCCACCTCCGGCTTCTCCGCCACCATCCAACGCTTTCCGGAGGATAAGCTGGCCATAATCATTCTCACCAACGCCGACGAAACCGGCCTGGCCTCATCCATCGCGAAGAAAGTTGCCAAACTTTACTTCGAGGACACGGTGGCGGCGAAATAG
- a CDS encoding M48 family metallopeptidase, giving the protein MKKERLSYSANAYHPSLGSETAAGLITFTQFTLRFESDLARLDIPLNELTIRVGQGDDARLYFDRVNDPEWSLYTLDFDILKDYAFSSNHHLRVQANEIFGRKYLRKTIIITAAFILFFFLAAFCVSWGMGQMVRHVVNRMPPDVEKSLGATALKEVQKRFAVVDDPKLMARLETLYARLRQGMPDTNVTVQFHILDTDIPNAMSIPGHVFFTRGMFDLLNTPEEIAGTLAHEMGHINEKHILRSIIADQGPARVLSSIFGKQSGTIGMVVLSSQFLVGRTFSKDFEHEADEDAWKYLVKAHINPRGLIETMEKLKEYEDRNHVNTSSILSTHPSTQDRIDRLESNWRSLKQKTGFVELTDY; this is encoded by the coding sequence GTGAAGAAGGAACGTCTCAGCTACTCCGCCAATGCCTATCATCCCAGCCTGGGATCGGAAACGGCTGCCGGTCTCATTACCTTCACGCAATTCACACTCCGCTTCGAATCGGATCTGGCCAGGCTGGATATTCCGCTGAACGAACTAACCATCCGCGTTGGCCAGGGCGACGATGCTCGCCTTTACTTCGATCGGGTTAATGATCCCGAATGGTCCCTCTACACTCTGGATTTCGACATTCTGAAGGACTACGCCTTCTCCAGCAACCATCACCTGCGCGTTCAAGCCAACGAAATCTTCGGTCGCAAGTATCTCCGCAAGACCATCATTATCACCGCTGCGTTTATTCTCTTCTTTTTCCTTGCCGCATTTTGCGTCTCGTGGGGTATGGGCCAAATGGTCCGCCATGTGGTCAATCGGATGCCGCCCGATGTCGAAAAAAGTTTGGGCGCCACTGCCTTGAAGGAAGTGCAAAAAAGATTCGCCGTTGTGGATGATCCGAAGTTGATGGCGCGCTTGGAAACGCTCTATGCCAGGCTCCGCCAAGGCATGCCTGATACCAACGTCACGGTTCAATTTCACATCCTGGACACCGACATCCCCAACGCCATGTCCATACCCGGACACGTGTTCTTCACGCGCGGCATGTTCGATCTGCTGAATACACCCGAGGAAATTGCCGGAACTCTCGCGCACGAGATGGGTCACATTAACGAAAAACATATTCTCCGCAGCATTATCGCGGATCAGGGACCAGCCCGCGTGTTGAGCAGTATCTTCGGCAAACAAAGCGGCACCATAGGCATGGTCGTGCTCAGCTCGCAATTCCTGGTCGGCCGCACGTTTTCCAAGGATTTTGAACATGAAGCGGATGAAGATGCCTGGAAATATCTCGTCAAGGCTCACATCAACCCGCGCGGACTGATTGAAACCATGGAAAAATTGAAGGAATACGAGGACCGAAATCACGTCAATACCTCCTCCATTCTCAGCACCCACCCTTCCACTCAGGATCGTATCGACCGGCTGGAATCCAACTGGCGCTCGCTAAAGCAAAAAACCGGCTTCGTGGAACTTACCGATTATTGA
- a CDS encoding SET domain-containing protein has protein sequence MQTSDLIEFRNSGIHGMGGFALVDIKEGAKVIEYVGRLIDKEESLRQCELDNPFIFTINVTHDLDGNVDWNPARFLNHSCAPNCEAQDEEGRIWIVASRDIKQGEEITFNYNYDLEDYKEHPCCCGAPKCVGYIVAEEFFPDLEKKKALSESLGASESSQ, from the coding sequence ATGCAAACGAGTGATCTAATTGAGTTCAGGAATTCCGGTATTCACGGCATGGGGGGATTTGCCCTCGTGGATATCAAGGAAGGAGCCAAGGTCATTGAATATGTTGGCCGGCTGATCGACAAGGAGGAGTCGCTCCGGCAATGCGAGCTGGATAACCCTTTTATTTTCACCATCAATGTAACGCACGATCTGGATGGGAATGTGGACTGGAATCCGGCGCGATTTTTAAATCATAGTTGTGCGCCGAATTGTGAGGCGCAGGATGAAGAGGGTCGAATCTGGATTGTGGCCAGCCGGGATATCAAGCAGGGCGAGGAGATCACGTTTAATTACAATTACGATCTGGAGGATTACAAGGAACATCCGTGTTGCTGTGGGGCGCCGAAATGTGTGGGTTATATCGTGGCAGAGGAATTTTTTCCCGACCTGGAAAAGAAAAAGGCGTTGAGCGAGAGCCTGGGAGCGAGTGAGAGCTCTCAATAA
- the dctA gene encoding C4-dicarboxylate transporter DctA — MTNKTATRKSILGLLYVQVLVGILIGILVGYAFPKFGIELKILADGFIRLIRMMVAPIIFTSVVVGIAGLGTMHRVGRIGLKALIYFEVMTTLALVIGWLVVKAFHPGAGVNADLSSLNHKDVETFVSKAHDQTISGFFLNIIPQTMIGAFAEGEIIQVLLISVLFGIALASLGQSNRPVVYLLDQIYHALMKMIAMIIKLAPIAAFGSMAFTISKLGLGSVISLGKLLASVYLTCGFFVVVCLGLLLKFNGISLWKFLRYIREEIFIVLGTASSEPVFPRMMAKMEALGCSKPVVGLVLPAGYTFNLDGSSIYLTFGALYIAQATNTHLTMWQELAVILVCLITSKGAAAVVGSAFITLAATLSALGTIPVEGMLLIIGVDQLMASARATTNLIGNGTATVVIAKWEKEFDEKKAAEVLDNKRPSRASAEAENLQPLAVPTAENRAE; from the coding sequence ATGACCAATAAAACCGCCACCCGCAAATCGATTCTCGGCCTTTTGTATGTTCAAGTACTGGTGGGAATTCTGATCGGCATCCTGGTCGGATATGCGTTTCCCAAGTTCGGCATTGAACTAAAAATTCTTGCCGATGGCTTCATTCGACTCATCAGAATGATGGTGGCCCCGATTATTTTTACTTCCGTCGTGGTGGGCATAGCCGGTCTGGGCACCATGCATCGCGTAGGACGCATCGGCCTGAAAGCCCTGATTTATTTTGAGGTGATGACGACTCTGGCCTTGGTCATTGGCTGGTTGGTGGTTAAAGCGTTTCATCCCGGTGCGGGAGTAAATGCAGATCTCAGCAGCCTTAATCACAAGGATGTCGAAACGTTTGTTTCCAAGGCGCATGATCAGACCATTTCCGGCTTCTTTCTAAACATCATTCCCCAAACCATGATTGGCGCCTTCGCGGAAGGCGAGATCATTCAAGTGCTTTTAATTTCCGTCCTGTTCGGAATCGCTCTTGCCTCCCTGGGTCAATCCAACCGGCCGGTAGTTTACTTATTGGACCAGATCTACCATGCCCTGATGAAGATGATTGCCATGATCATCAAGCTTGCCCCCATTGCGGCATTTGGTTCCATGGCATTTACAATTTCCAAACTGGGCTTGGGTTCCGTCATCTCACTCGGAAAGTTGCTGGCCTCAGTCTATCTGACGTGCGGTTTCTTTGTCGTCGTCTGCCTTGGCCTGTTGCTTAAATTTAATGGCATCAGCCTGTGGAAATTCCTCCGTTATATTCGCGAGGAAATATTCATTGTGCTCGGCACCGCCTCTTCCGAACCGGTATTTCCACGGATGATGGCGAAGATGGAAGCTCTCGGTTGTTCAAAGCCCGTCGTGGGCTTGGTGTTACCAGCGGGATACACATTCAATCTGGATGGTTCCTCGATCTATCTCACCTTTGGCGCCCTCTACATTGCGCAGGCGACCAACACCCATCTCACCATGTGGCAGGAACTGGCCGTTATCCTCGTTTGCCTTATCACCTCCAAAGGTGCCGCTGCTGTCGTAGGCAGCGCCTTCATCACCCTGGCCGCCACCCTTTCAGCTCTGGGAACCATTCCCGTCGAAGGCATGCTCCTCATCATCGGCGTCGATCAATTGATGGCTTCCGCACGCGCCACCACGAACCTCATCGGCAATGGCACGGCCACAGTCGTGATTGCCAAATGGGAAAAGGAATTCGACGAGAAAAAGGCCGCCGAAGTCCTGGACAATAAACGCCCTTCAAGGGCATCTGCGGAAGCAGAAAATCTTCAACCACTGGCTGTTCCCACCGCGGAAAATCGGGCTGAGTAG
- a CDS encoding fumarate hydratase C-terminal domain-containing protein — protein MADYRFKTPLTEADVRQLSVGDSVTLDGVIFGVRDGNLIRVFDQQVAPPVDWRGAALLHTAPNVRKLGPGKYEPVSVGTTTSMRMDRFTEGLLRDYGVRAILGKGGLSEKSAQLMAQYGAVYLSVTGGAAALETLQIEAIEQVYWEDLMPECIWQIRFNGLGPLTVGIDAKGNNLQHEVQAEAQKRAAEILKQMGVA, from the coding sequence ATGGCTGACTATCGTTTCAAAACTCCGTTGACCGAAGCCGATGTGCGGCAGTTGTCTGTTGGCGATTCGGTGACTCTGGATGGTGTGATTTTTGGTGTGCGCGACGGCAATTTGATCCGCGTGTTTGATCAACAGGTCGCACCGCCCGTCGATTGGCGCGGGGCGGCATTGTTGCACACGGCACCCAATGTGCGAAAGCTTGGTCCCGGCAAGTATGAGCCGGTTTCTGTGGGCACGACAACGAGTATGCGCATGGACCGGTTCACCGAGGGTTTGCTGCGCGATTATGGTGTGCGCGCGATTTTGGGCAAAGGTGGACTTTCAGAAAAGAGCGCGCAACTGATGGCGCAATATGGAGCTGTGTATCTTTCGGTGACCGGTGGAGCAGCGGCGTTGGAGACCTTGCAGATTGAAGCGATTGAACAGGTTTATTGGGAGGATTTGATGCCGGAGTGCATCTGGCAAATTCGGTTCAACGGTTTGGGACCGCTCACGGTTGGCATTGATGCCAAAGGAAATAATTTGCAACACGAAGTGCAGGCCGAAGCTCAAAAGCGGGCGGCGGAAATTCTCAAGCAGATGGGAGTGGCATGA
- a CDS encoding fumarate hydratase translates to MEVPENFYGLVETTCRDLYIQSLKQIPDDVVDAIKRAAARETKEVAKRIFSHYLQSIDLGRQKDMMVCQDTGIPIYWVEIGGNLRLDGSRLTQAITRGTERATREHPLRSSIVSPLKRENRQTSTGDRIPIIHYDFVADSDVLEILFMPKGSGSENMSFMKMLVPADGINGIKKFVLEQVIGAGAKPCPPTIVGIGIGGSSDLCMTLAKKATTRPLGSPNPDPQIAALEQELFEAINKTGIGPQGLGGNTTALAVHIESAWTHITCNPVAVNLQCWRAERRRAKLWADGRVELSF, encoded by the coding sequence ATGGAAGTCCCCGAAAATTTCTACGGTCTGGTCGAAACCACCTGTCGCGACCTTTACATCCAGTCTCTCAAGCAAATTCCCGATGATGTGGTGGATGCCATTAAGCGGGCGGCAGCTCGGGAGACCAAGGAAGTCGCAAAGCGCATTTTCTCGCATTACCTGCAATCCATCGACCTGGGGCGTCAGAAGGACATGATGGTTTGCCAGGATACCGGCATCCCAATTTATTGGGTGGAGATCGGCGGCAATCTTCGGCTGGACGGTTCGCGTTTGACACAGGCCATCACCCGAGGGACGGAACGCGCGACTCGCGAACATCCATTGCGTTCCAGCATAGTCTCGCCACTCAAGCGCGAAAATCGCCAGACCAGCACGGGCGACCGGATTCCCATCATTCACTACGATTTCGTAGCCGATTCCGATGTGCTCGAGATACTTTTCATGCCCAAAGGTTCCGGTTCGGAAAACATGTCATTCATGAAGATGTTGGTTCCAGCCGATGGGATTAATGGCATCAAAAAATTTGTGCTGGAGCAGGTGATTGGAGCTGGAGCAAAACCTTGTCCTCCCACGATTGTTGGCATCGGCATTGGCGGTTCGTCCGATCTGTGCATGACGCTGGCGAAGAAGGCGACAACGCGTCCGCTCGGTTCCCCCAATCCAGATCCACAGATTGCAGCGCTCGAACAGGAGTTGTTCGAAGCCATCAATAAGACAGGCATCGGGCCGCAAGGCTTGGGCGGGAACACCACGGCCCTGGCGGTGCATATTGAATCGGCGTGGACGCACATCACCTGTAATCCCGTGGCAGTAAACCTCCAGTGTTGGCGGGCTGAGCGGCGTCGCGCCAAACTCTGGGCTGATGGACGTGTCGAACTGAGCTTTTAA
- a CDS encoding succinate dehydrogenase/fumarate reductase iron-sulfur subunit: MLKVTLKVHRFTPESDKAPHFEEHRVEVGERASILDALFAAQRGDAPDLAFRFSCRVGMCGSCAMVVNGRERLTCSTLVKSVGTELKIEPLRNLPVVRDLATDLQPFFNAYQRSLPHLVAKEGLKDFAVIPEDSAEGKALDRQPQCIDCASCYSACSLVTLHPRYLGPMALHRALNLIVDPRDAAREERMDIIGGEAGAFRCHTLGNCRDVCPRGISPTASIERLKRLSLGHQFRSLLGRLFGTSPKA, from the coding sequence ATGCTTAAAGTTACGCTCAAAGTGCATCGCTTCACGCCGGAAAGCGATAAGGCCCCACACTTTGAAGAGCATCGCGTGGAAGTCGGCGAGCGCGCCAGCATCCTCGATGCACTGTTCGCCGCTCAGCGTGGCGACGCGCCTGACCTTGCGTTTCGTTTTTCCTGCCGCGTTGGAATGTGCGGTTCGTGCGCCATGGTGGTGAATGGCCGCGAACGCCTCACCTGCAGTACTTTGGTCAAGTCAGTCGGCACTGAACTGAAGATTGAACCCCTGCGCAATCTGCCGGTCGTGCGCGATCTGGCGACGGATTTACAACCTTTCTTCAACGCCTACCAACGTTCCCTGCCCCACCTCGTCGCGAAGGAAGGCTTGAAGGACTTTGCGGTTATTCCGGAAGACAGTGCCGAAGGCAAGGCATTGGATCGCCAGCCACAATGCATTGATTGTGCCTCCTGCTATTCAGCCTGCTCGCTCGTCACGCTGCATCCGCGTTATCTCGGACCAATGGCCTTGCACCGCGCTTTGAATCTGATTGTCGACCCACGTGACGCCGCACGGGAGGAACGCATGGACATTATTGGTGGAGAAGCCGGAGCATTTCGTTGCCACACTCTCGGCAACTGCCGTGACGTTTGCCCACGCGGCATCTCTCCTACGGCTTCCATTGAACGCTTAAAGCGTTTGTCACTGGGACATCAATTTCGCTCCTTGTTGGGACGCCTCTTTGGTACCTCGCCAAAAGCATAA
- a CDS encoding FAD-binding protein translates to MTEQLTTDILILGTGGAGLMAALHAYWRDSKADILLVSKGLLGKSGCTRMVQGGYNVVLNPKDSVQAHFEDTVKGGGFINDQDLAWTLVNDAPRIVLELENKIGCLFDRSPDGRIHQKAFAGQTFDRTVHKGDLTGIEIMARLRDQVLRSGIKCLQETRGLELLTTEDGQRVIGAVLLDIRRGVYITVKSKAVVLCTGAGPLMYQRSACAQEKTSDGLGMAFRAGAHLMDMEMVQFHPTGLVVPGSRLNGALLEEGLRGAGAHLFNGKGERYMEKYDPERKERSTRDRVSRAGYMEISEGRGTENGGVWIDVSHLGAEFVEKNFTGMRDRCLRIGSDLAREKVEVCPTAHFNMGGVRINRDGFTNLIGLFAAGEDASGVHGANRLGGNGVAESTVYGARIGDTVVQWVKDSDHVEARKEQIKQAIDTADAFLAHDQGENPFALREELGKVMWERAGIVRHGDKLKQAIQDITILKERASKIASKGGRLFNLGWQQALDLRNLLTASELIARSALLREDSRGAHYRQDFSEPDNANWLLNIYVSRDGEKLKMWTAPVKLDRLKP, encoded by the coding sequence ATGACCGAACAACTGACCACTGACATCCTGATCCTTGGCACTGGCGGCGCCGGTTTGATGGCCGCACTACATGCTTATTGGCGTGATTCCAAAGCGGATATTCTTCTGGTTTCAAAAGGACTTCTCGGGAAAAGCGGTTGCACACGCATGGTTCAAGGCGGTTACAATGTGGTGCTGAATCCCAAGGACTCGGTGCAGGCCCATTTTGAGGATACCGTTAAAGGCGGCGGGTTTATCAATGATCAGGACCTCGCGTGGACATTGGTCAATGATGCTCCACGTATTGTCCTCGAACTGGAAAATAAAATCGGTTGTTTGTTCGATCGCTCTCCCGATGGACGTATCCACCAAAAAGCGTTTGCCGGCCAGACGTTTGATCGCACGGTGCACAAAGGTGATTTAACCGGCATCGAGATCATGGCGCGATTGCGGGATCAAGTGCTTCGCTCGGGCATCAAATGTTTGCAGGAAACACGCGGCTTGGAACTGCTCACCACGGAAGATGGCCAGCGGGTGATTGGCGCTGTATTGCTGGATATTCGACGCGGCGTTTACATCACTGTCAAAAGCAAAGCCGTGGTTCTCTGCACGGGAGCCGGGCCGTTGATGTACCAGCGCTCCGCCTGTGCCCAGGAAAAAACCAGTGACGGCCTTGGCATGGCTTTTCGTGCCGGTGCCCATCTGATGGACATGGAAATGGTGCAATTCCATCCGACCGGTTTGGTGGTGCCCGGCTCACGGTTGAATGGCGCTTTGCTCGAAGAAGGTTTGCGCGGTGCCGGGGCACATCTCTTCAACGGCAAGGGCGAGCGCTACATGGAAAAATACGATCCCGAGCGCAAGGAACGTTCCACCCGCGACCGCGTATCGCGCGCCGGTTACATGGAGATTTCAGAAGGACGCGGCACAGAGAACGGCGGTGTCTGGATTGATGTTTCGCACCTGGGCGCTGAGTTCGTGGAGAAAAATTTCACCGGCATGCGCGACCGTTGCCTGCGCATCGGCTCGGATTTGGCGCGCGAAAAGGTTGAGGTATGCCCCACTGCCCACTTCAACATGGGCGGCGTGCGCATCAACCGCGATGGCTTCACAAATCTCATTGGCTTGTTCGCCGCTGGTGAAGACGCCAGTGGAGTGCACGGAGCCAATCGTTTGGGCGGCAACGGTGTGGCCGAATCCACCGTCTATGGCGCTCGCATCGGCGATACGGTGGTGCAATGGGTAAAGGACTCAGACCACGTCGAAGCGCGAAAAGAGCAAATCAAGCAAGCCATCGATACCGCCGACGCCTTCCTCGCGCACGACCAGGGCGAAAACCCATTTGCACTGCGTGAAGAACTCGGAAAAGTAATGTGGGAACGCGCAGGCATCGTGCGCCATGGCGACAAGCTCAAGCAGGCGATTCAGGATATCACTATCCTGAAAGAACGTGCTTCGAAGATCGCCTCCAAAGGCGGTCGCCTGTTCAACCTTGGTTGGCAGCAAGCCCTCGATTTGCGTAATCTGCTCACCGCCTCGGAGCTCATCGCCCGCAGCGCCCTGCTGCGTGAAGACAGCCGCGGCGCACATTATCGCCAGGATTTCTCCGAACCTGACAACGCGAACTGGCTCCTAAATATCTACGTCTCCCGCGACGGCGAGAAGCTCAAGATGTGGACTGCGCCAGTGAAGCTGGACCGGCTGAAGCCTTGA